A window from Pseudomonas frederiksbergensis encodes these proteins:
- the dinG gene encoding ATP-dependent DNA helicase DinG, protein MISTELKTTIQGAYSRFLEAKSLKPRYGQRLMIAEIAKVLGDIDTDDEGRRSGDPAIVAVEAGTGTGKTVAYSLAAIPTAKAAGKRLVIATATVALQEQIVYKDLPDLMRNSGLSFSFALAKGRGRYMCLSKLDMLLQEGHAQTATAQLFEEEGFKIEVDEASQKLFTSMIEKLAGNKWDGDRDSWSTALEDADWARLTTDHSQCTNRHCPNFGQCAFYKAREGMGKVDVIVTNHDMVLADLALGGGAVLPDPRDTIYVFDEGHHLPDKAIGHFAHYTRLRSTADWLETTAKNLTKLLAQHPLPGDLGKLIEQVPELAREIKTQQQFMFSACEQVADFKPGEDVEGRERPRHRFVGGVIPEHMREMGVELKKGFARLTDLFTRLTELLKEGMDGEVNIGIASNQAEEWYPLFGSLLSRSSGNWELWVAFTAEDPEDNPPMARWLTLAESGSLFDIEVNASPILAAEMLRRNLWNVAYGALVTSATLTALGTFDRFRMRAGLPKKAVTAVVPSPFHHADAGVLRVPDLKADPRDAPAHTAAIIRDLPALVEGSRGTLVLFSSRKQMQDVFDGLDRDWRKQVFIQGNLSKQETLNKHKARVDGGDSSVLFGLASFAEGVDLPGAYCEHVVIAKIPFSVPDDPVEAALAEWIEARGGNPFMEISVPDASLKLVQACGRLLRTEEDRGTITLLDRRLVTQRYGKAILNALPPFRREIS, encoded by the coding sequence ATGATCAGCACTGAACTCAAAACCACGATCCAGGGCGCCTACTCGCGTTTTCTCGAAGCCAAGAGCCTCAAGCCGCGCTACGGCCAACGCCTGATGATCGCCGAAATTGCCAAGGTCCTCGGTGACATCGACACCGATGACGAAGGCCGGCGCAGTGGCGACCCTGCGATTGTCGCGGTGGAAGCCGGCACCGGCACCGGCAAAACCGTGGCCTACAGCCTGGCCGCCATCCCCACGGCCAAGGCTGCGGGCAAACGCCTGGTGATCGCCACGGCCACCGTGGCCCTGCAAGAGCAGATCGTCTACAAGGATTTGCCCGACCTGATGCGCAACAGCGGGCTGAGTTTCAGCTTCGCCCTGGCCAAGGGACGCGGGCGCTACATGTGCCTGTCCAAGCTCGACATGTTGCTCCAGGAAGGTCACGCACAAACCGCCACGGCGCAGCTGTTTGAAGAAGAAGGCTTCAAGATCGAGGTCGACGAAGCCAGTCAGAAGCTGTTCACCAGCATGATCGAGAAACTCGCCGGCAATAAGTGGGACGGCGACCGCGACAGTTGGTCCACCGCCCTGGAAGACGCCGACTGGGCGCGCCTGACCACCGATCACAGCCAGTGCACCAATCGCCATTGCCCGAACTTCGGCCAGTGCGCCTTCTACAAGGCCCGCGAAGGCATGGGCAAGGTCGATGTGATCGTCACCAACCACGACATGGTCCTGGCCGACCTGGCACTGGGCGGCGGCGCCGTGTTGCCGGACCCGCGCGACACCATCTACGTGTTCGACGAAGGCCATCACCTGCCGGACAAGGCCATCGGCCATTTCGCCCATTACACGCGCCTGCGTTCCACCGCCGACTGGTTGGAAACCACCGCCAAGAACCTCACCAAATTGCTGGCCCAGCATCCGCTGCCGGGCGACCTGGGGAAGTTGATCGAACAAGTGCCGGAACTCGCGCGGGAGATCAAGACCCAGCAGCAATTCATGTTCAGCGCCTGCGAGCAGGTCGCCGATTTCAAACCGGGCGAAGACGTCGAAGGCCGTGAGCGGCCGCGTCATCGCTTCGTCGGCGGGGTGATTCCCGAGCACATGCGCGAAATGGGCGTCGAGCTGAAGAAGGGTTTCGCCCGTCTGACCGATCTGTTTACCCGTCTCACCGAACTGCTCAAGGAAGGCATGGATGGCGAGGTCAACATCGGCATCGCCAGCAACCAGGCCGAAGAGTGGTACCCGCTGTTCGGCAGCCTGTTGTCGCGTTCTTCGGGCAACTGGGAGTTGTGGGTCGCGTTCACCGCTGAAGACCCGGAAGACAACCCGCCGATGGCCCGCTGGCTGACCCTGGCCGAAAGCGGCTCGCTGTTCGACATCGAGGTCAACGCCAGCCCGATCCTCGCGGCGGAAATGCTCCGTCGCAATTTGTGGAACGTGGCTTACGGCGCTCTGGTGACCTCCGCGACATTGACCGCACTCGGCACCTTCGATCGCTTCCGCATGCGCGCCGGCCTGCCGAAAAAAGCCGTGACCGCAGTGGTTCCAAGCCCGTTTCATCACGCCGACGCTGGCGTGCTGCGGGTGCCGGACCTGAAGGCCGATCCGCGTGATGCGCCGGCCCATACCGCAGCGATCATCCGCGACTTGCCGGCCTTGGTGGAAGGTTCGCGCGGCACCCTGGTGCTGTTCTCCTCGCGCAAACAGATGCAGGACGTGTTCGACGGCCTCGACCGCGACTGGCGCAAGCAAGTGTTCATTCAAGGCAACCTGTCGAAACAGGAAACCCTGAACAAGCACAAGGCGCGGGTCGATGGCGGCGATTCCAGTGTGTTGTTCGGCCTGGCGAGTTTCGCCGAAGGGGTCGACTTGCCGGGTGCGTACTGCGAGCACGTGGTGATCGCGAAGATTCCATTTTCGGTGCCCGATGATCCGGTCGAAGCGGCCCTGGCTGAGTGGATCGAGGCTCGGGGTGGCAATCCGTTCATGGAAATCTCCGTGCCGGATGCTTCGCTGAAGCTGGTCCAGGCCTGCGGTCGCTTGCTGCGCACCGAAGAAGACCGCGGCACCATCACCTTGCTCGATCGACGCCTGGTCACCCAGCGTTATGGCAAGGCAATCCTCAATGCGTTGCCTCCCTTCCGGCGTGAAATTTCCTGA
- a CDS encoding DUF1145 domain-containing protein has translation MNVFWGLGKLLTLLFWLVVLTNQLMPFVNPLHLLVNLAGGLLACLHLLEAVFCFRSLRGRAHPWRDRLKILFFGVFHLQTIPAPTASKASHA, from the coding sequence ATGAACGTGTTTTGGGGGCTGGGGAAGTTGTTGACCCTGCTTTTCTGGCTGGTGGTGTTGACCAATCAGCTCATGCCGTTTGTCAATCCTCTGCATCTGCTGGTCAATCTGGCTGGCGGCCTGCTGGCCTGCCTTCATCTTCTTGAGGCGGTGTTCTGTTTCCGTAGCCTCAGAGGTCGTGCTCATCCTTGGCGAGACCGCCTGAAGATCCTGTTTTTCGGCGTTTTCCACCTGCAAACCATCCCGGCTCCGACCGCGTCTAAGGCTTCCCATGCGTAA
- a CDS encoding collagen-like triple helix repeat-containing protein, whose protein sequence is MRKLCLLAALISPLACAQVVSVETNSLMRLPNTASTLQLERLEVADYGTLLIPSNVTEVSVGELRLGREARIAIVPGEQPLELKVSRAQLSEGSQITARGAPGNYLKAARSGRNLNLQIKSLSAPQLLVDARGGAGAPGFVGLDGANGQAPGCTWGQAGRGADGSDGSDGQPGAPGALVRLEVPRDYPAELIKVQVAGGDGGVAGPGGKPGAGGKAKGCFVYKADGGKNGRPGADGQPGPAGAEGAVTVQRL, encoded by the coding sequence ATGCGTAAACTCTGTTTGCTCGCTGCACTCATCAGCCCGTTGGCCTGCGCCCAGGTGGTGAGCGTCGAAACCAACTCGCTGATGCGTTTGCCCAACACCGCCAGCACCTTGCAACTGGAACGCCTGGAAGTGGCCGACTACGGCACGTTGTTGATTCCCTCGAATGTGACCGAGGTATCCGTCGGTGAATTGCGTCTGGGTCGTGAAGCGCGGATCGCCATCGTCCCCGGCGAACAGCCGCTTGAGCTGAAGGTCAGTCGAGCGCAGTTGTCGGAAGGCAGCCAGATCACGGCTCGCGGCGCGCCGGGGAATTACCTCAAGGCCGCCCGCTCCGGGCGTAACCTGAACTTGCAGATCAAGTCACTGAGTGCGCCGCAACTGTTGGTGGACGCTCGCGGCGGCGCGGGCGCGCCGGGTTTCGTCGGTCTCGATGGGGCCAACGGCCAGGCGCCGGGTTGTACCTGGGGTCAGGCCGGTCGTGGTGCCGATGGCAGTGACGGGAGTGACGGCCAGCCAGGCGCGCCGGGTGCACTGGTTCGCCTGGAAGTGCCGCGCGATTACCCGGCGGAACTGATCAAGGTCCAGGTGGCCGGCGGCGACGGTGGCGTGGCCGGGCCTGGCGGTAAGCCGGGTGCGGGTGGCAAGGCCAAGGGCTGCTTTGTTTACAAGGCCGATGGCGGAAAAAATGGTCGTCCTGGCGCTGATGGTCAGCCGGGGCCTGCCGGAGCGGAGGGGGCGGTGACCGTGCAGCGGTTGTAA
- a CDS encoding YchJ family protein, whose protein sequence is MSTSICPCGSGTPLDACCGHYHAGHPAPCAEALMRSRYSAYVLGLIDYLVATTLPAQQAGLDRQSISDWSAQSTWLGLEVESSEVLGGQPEHAFVTFTARWHDGSGEHSHRERSSFVQNAGRWYFIDPTVQLKAGRNDACPCASGQKFKKCCAGFFSS, encoded by the coding sequence ATGAGTACATCCATTTGCCCCTGCGGTAGCGGCACCCCGCTCGATGCCTGCTGCGGTCATTACCATGCCGGTCATCCGGCGCCGTGTGCCGAAGCCTTGATGCGTTCGCGCTACAGCGCCTACGTACTGGGGCTGATCGATTATCTGGTGGCGACCACCCTGCCCGCACAACAGGCAGGCCTGGATCGACAATCCATCAGCGACTGGAGCGCCCAAAGCACCTGGCTGGGTCTTGAAGTGGAAAGCTCCGAGGTCTTGGGCGGTCAGCCGGAACATGCCTTCGTGACCTTTACCGCGCGCTGGCACGACGGCAGCGGTGAGCACAGCCACCGCGAACGCTCGTCGTTCGTACAGAACGCCGGCCGCTGGTATTTCATCGATCCCACCGTGCAACTCAAGGCCGGACGCAATGATGCGTGCCCTTGCGCCAGCGGACAGAAATTCAAGAAGTGTTGTGCGGGTTTTTTCAGCAGTTGA
- a CDS encoding cysteine hydrolase family protein, which translates to MELKTNAALIIIDQQKGILHPRLGRRNNLQAEQRILDLLGHWRRTGRPVIHVQHVSRSPESVFWPQQSGVEFQERFQPQTGEQLIQKQVPDAFCATGLETSLRTAGIDQLVIVGVATNNSVESTARTAGNLGFDTWVAEDACFTFDKADYFGNAHSAEEVHAMSLGNLHGEYATVVSTAHILQPG; encoded by the coding sequence ATGGAGCTCAAAACCAACGCGGCGCTGATCATCATCGATCAACAAAAAGGCATCCTGCATCCCAGGCTCGGTCGCCGAAACAATCTTCAGGCGGAGCAGCGAATCCTCGATTTGCTAGGGCATTGGCGTCGAACCGGGCGACCGGTGATTCATGTGCAGCACGTGTCCCGGTCGCCGGAATCAGTGTTCTGGCCGCAGCAATCGGGGGTGGAATTTCAGGAACGGTTCCAGCCACAGACCGGTGAGCAGCTTATTCAAAAGCAGGTGCCGGATGCGTTTTGTGCGACGGGGCTCGAGACGAGTTTGCGAACGGCGGGGATCGATCAGTTGGTCATTGTCGGCGTGGCGACCAACAACTCGGTGGAGTCCACGGCGCGAACGGCCGGGAATCTGGGGTTTGATACGTGGGTGGCGGAGGATGCGTGTTTTACCTTCGACAAGGCTGACTACTTTGGCAACGCCCATTCAGCCGAGGAAGTGCATGCGATGTCGTTGGGCAATTTGCACGGGGAATATGCGACGGTCGTGAGTACCGCACATATTTTGCAGCCTGGCTGA
- a CDS encoding OmpA family protein, producing MSIVRTALPLVLLTSVLTGCAGLQKTDWPTCAAVGGVVGAGLGATESSAWAGYGALLVGGTAAAYCWVHGDGDEDGDGVPDSRDKCPGTPKGVRVDADGCPPPVPAPVVEETAVVKEEVIVIRDVHFEFDKAKLTSADKVVLDKIATRLKAEAPDARLTVTGHTDSVGSDAYNQKLSDRRAHSVVEYLITQGVPRSSFVSVTGAGESQPVADNKTADGRSMNRRTEIQINR from the coding sequence ATGAGCATAGTTCGCACAGCATTACCCTTGGTTCTGCTAACCAGTGTGTTGACTGGTTGCGCAGGTTTGCAGAAAACCGACTGGCCGACCTGTGCGGCGGTCGGTGGTGTCGTGGGTGCCGGTCTCGGCGCGACCGAGAGCTCGGCATGGGCGGGGTATGGCGCGCTGCTCGTCGGCGGCACGGCTGCGGCCTATTGCTGGGTTCACGGTGATGGCGACGAAGACGGCGACGGCGTACCGGACAGCCGCGACAAGTGCCCGGGAACACCTAAAGGCGTGCGGGTCGATGCCGACGGTTGCCCTCCACCGGTGCCTGCGCCAGTGGTCGAAGAAACCGCCGTGGTTAAAGAAGAAGTCATCGTCATTCGCGATGTTCACTTCGAGTTTGACAAGGCCAAACTGACCTCTGCCGACAAAGTGGTCCTCGATAAAATCGCCACTCGCTTGAAAGCGGAAGCGCCTGACGCTCGACTGACTGTAACCGGTCACACCGACAGCGTGGGCAGCGATGCCTATAACCAGAAACTGTCGGATCGTCGCGCGCACTCGGTCGTTGAATACCTGATTACCCAAGGTGTGCCACGCAGCAGCTTCGTCTCTGTCACCGGTGCCGGGGAAAGCCAGCCGGTTGCCGATAACAAAACCGCTGACGGCCGCTCGATGAACCGTCGCACGGAAATCCAAATCAACCGCTAA
- a CDS encoding SEC-C metal-binding domain-containing protein: MTQQPHVHGPDCNHDHDHHDHHDHDHGHVHGPNCGHAHQEPVRNALKDVGRNDPCPCGNGKKFKKCHGA; encoded by the coding sequence ATGACCCAGCAACCCCATGTCCATGGCCCTGACTGCAACCACGATCATGACCATCACGACCACCATGATCACGACCATGGCCATGTCCACGGCCCGAACTGCGGCCACGCTCACCAGGAACCGGTGCGCAATGCCCTGAAAGACGTCGGCCGCAACGACCCATGCCCTTGCGGCAACGGCAAGAAATTCAAGAAGTGCCACGGCGCTTGA
- a CDS encoding LEA type 2 family protein, with protein sequence MTTQRRVLQMLTLLLFLGLGGCASWFGNDEPEPQVHLAKVEVIQAKLMQQKFLLHFRVDNPNDSDLTVRGIEYRIHLGDMLLTEGEHEHWFTVGPKRSAYFKVPIRTNLWPKVRDLVKLLKKPDQPIPYRLEGELETGLFIAHYVHLARNGVIIPADLIPEQNR encoded by the coding sequence ATGACCACCCAGCGGCGCGTCCTACAGATGCTCACCCTTCTCCTGTTTCTGGGGCTCGGCGGCTGTGCGTCCTGGTTCGGTAACGATGAACCCGAACCGCAGGTGCATCTGGCCAAGGTCGAAGTCATCCAGGCGAAATTGATGCAGCAAAAATTCTTGCTGCACTTTCGTGTCGACAACCCCAACGACAGCGATCTGACGGTGCGGGGCATCGAGTACCGCATTCACTTGGGCGACATGCTGCTGACCGAAGGCGAGCACGAACACTGGTTCACTGTCGGCCCCAAACGCAGTGCCTACTTTAAAGTACCGATCCGCACCAACCTGTGGCCCAAGGTGCGGGACCTGGTGAAACTGCTGAAAAAACCCGACCAGCCCATTCCCTATCGTCTGGAAGGTGAACTGGAAACCGGTTTATTCATCGCGCACTACGTGCACCTGGCGCGCAATGGCGTGATAATCCCCGCCGATTTAATTCCGGAGCAAAACCGATGA
- a CDS encoding CopD family protein yields the protein MTPFGIVYTLHVLSALVWVGGMFFAWMVLRPAAMKALEGPARLKLWVEVFQGFFRWVWVAVVLLPISGVGMIHLQYSGFEAAPRYVQVMMGLYVVMTALFIRIQALLLPELRTAVAAQDWPTGAATLGKIRKLVGINLIVGLVLVAIAAARP from the coding sequence ATGACACCTTTTGGCATCGTTTACACCCTGCATGTCCTGTCAGCCCTGGTCTGGGTCGGCGGCATGTTTTTCGCGTGGATGGTCTTGCGGCCCGCGGCGATGAAGGCACTGGAAGGCCCTGCCCGACTGAAGCTGTGGGTAGAAGTGTTTCAAGGCTTTTTCCGCTGGGTCTGGGTTGCGGTGGTGCTTTTGCCGATCAGCGGTGTGGGCATGATTCATTTGCAGTACAGCGGTTTTGAAGCGGCGCCGCGGTATGTGCAGGTGATGATGGGGTTGTACGTGGTGATGACGGCGCTGTTTATCCGGATTCAGGCCTTGTTATTGCCAGAGTTGCGCACGGCCGTGGCGGCGCAGGACTGGCCGACCGGCGCTGCGACGCTTGGGAAAATTCGCAAGTTGGTGGGGATTAATCTGATTGTCGGGTTGGTGCTGGTGGCGATTGCTGCGGCACGGCCGTGA
- a CDS encoding OmpA family protein has product MSVLTRTVLPVVLLGSLLTGCATHSDGTAPLNQRTWPICSVIGGLAGGGLGALQSSAWAAGGAALGILTGGLICYAQDGDEDDDGVFDRRDRCPDTPANTPVEHHGCPLPQYPVSVTPEPVQSEVITLSDADDVLFAFNQSELTPAAQSKLDSLMPKLQSAEVVSIKVIGHTDSVGSDTYNQALSERRASSVAAYLLSQGLTPNKLTSEGKGQSQPVADNETEEGRAKNRRVELHVNR; this is encoded by the coding sequence ATGAGTGTTCTTACACGGACCGTCTTGCCGGTTGTGCTGCTGGGCAGCCTGTTGACCGGTTGCGCTACTCACAGCGATGGCACCGCCCCCCTCAATCAACGAACCTGGCCAATCTGCAGCGTTATCGGCGGTCTGGCTGGCGGCGGTCTGGGCGCTCTGCAAAGTAGCGCTTGGGCGGCCGGTGGGGCGGCGCTTGGTATCTTGACCGGTGGCTTGATCTGTTACGCCCAGGACGGCGACGAAGACGACGATGGGGTTTTCGATCGACGCGATCGCTGTCCTGATACGCCGGCCAATACCCCCGTGGAACATCATGGTTGCCCATTGCCGCAGTACCCGGTCAGCGTGACACCTGAACCTGTGCAATCGGAGGTCATCACCCTGAGCGACGCGGACGACGTACTGTTTGCCTTCAACCAATCCGAACTGACGCCTGCCGCGCAGAGCAAGCTGGATTCGTTGATGCCCAAACTGCAAAGCGCCGAAGTGGTGAGCATCAAGGTGATCGGACATACCGACAGCGTCGGCTCGGACACCTATAACCAGGCGCTCTCGGAACGTCGCGCCAGTAGCGTGGCGGCCTACCTGTTGAGCCAGGGCCTGACGCCGAACAAGCTCACCAGCGAGGGCAAGGGCCAAAGTCAGCCGGTGGCCGATAACGAAACAGAAGAAGGGCGAGCGAAAAACCGTCGGGTGGAACTGCACGTCAATCGCTGA
- a CDS encoding beta-galactosidase, protein MIRRSLRRSLPAVFALMFAAPLLAAPAGQQTLFNFVRPADVVQVATQDASLPQSNAEQTAEGEVLRRVTFNPAAQPTLRLTPQTGAWDWSQSGFMSLRIQSAMNWAVTLYVKIQSNDGKTLISRVDLPAGPAQTLLVPLTPFTPLSLGLKAGPPMPMMFNGQRVLLASSAGELERSQVVSVTLSMDQPKVAQSILLERFGVQDGDAVTQAAFGGLVDAYGQSTRAKWPEKVSSDEQLKSAAAKEQQQLKTWLAEREKSSLDKFGGWTKGPAFKASGFFRTEKRDGRWYLVTPEGHPFYSLGVNTVTPDVNQTYVAGREWMFESLPKPDEPLASHYGEGDNRGGNGVDKGRGYNAGRWYDFYGANLQRLYGSPCVVTSDTKAGVAEAAKADAVAATVEKAAEQPVVPATAEAGVAEAAKTGAADATAAKAAEQTPAEPCKAVVDEQRWASHTLDRLQAWGFNTIGNWSAPVLANADRVPYTLPLSIVGDYASISTGTDWWGGMPDPFDPRFAMATERAVAIAARDHRDDPWLIGYFADNELAWAGPGDDPKARYALVYGTLKMTTDVPAKRAFLKQLRDKYRNQAGLSKAWGIDLPAWELMEDPGFVPPLPSAEFPEIEADFKYFQKVFADTYFKTLSDSLKWHAPNQLLLGGRFANSTPEAVESCAKYCDVLSFNMYTLQPQDSYDFAILRSLDKPVLITEFNFGSADRGPFWGGVTQLAKEEDRGPAYANFLKQAMSEPSIVGVHWFQYLDQPVTGRLLDGENGHFGLVGITDLPFQGFVDSVRKSNWQTVDQLGKEAEKAKAEADKADQEAEGGRKGDAGKGAGQGAGHVGGHSGNGH, encoded by the coding sequence ATGATTCGCCGTTCGCTGCGCCGTTCGTTACCTGCCGTTTTCGCTCTGATGTTCGCGGCCCCATTGCTGGCGGCTCCTGCCGGCCAACAGACGCTGTTCAACTTTGTGCGCCCCGCCGATGTGGTCCAGGTGGCGACTCAGGACGCCAGCCTGCCGCAATCCAACGCCGAGCAAACGGCCGAAGGCGAAGTGCTGCGTCGGGTGACGTTCAACCCTGCGGCACAACCGACCTTGCGTCTGACCCCACAGACGGGCGCCTGGGACTGGTCGCAGTCGGGCTTCATGAGTTTGCGGATTCAGAGCGCAATGAATTGGGCTGTGACCCTGTATGTGAAAATCCAGAGCAACGACGGCAAGACGCTGATCAGCCGCGTCGATTTGCCGGCCGGCCCTGCGCAAACCCTATTGGTGCCGCTAACGCCCTTTACGCCATTGAGCCTGGGCCTGAAAGCCGGCCCGCCGATGCCGATGATGTTCAATGGCCAACGTGTATTGCTGGCCAGCAGCGCCGGTGAGCTGGAGCGCAGCCAGGTGGTGTCGGTGACCTTGTCGATGGATCAGCCGAAAGTCGCCCAGAGCATCTTGCTGGAACGCTTTGGCGTGCAGGACGGCGATGCGGTTACCCAAGCGGCTTTTGGCGGCCTGGTAGACGCTTACGGCCAGTCGACCCGAGCCAAATGGCCAGAGAAAGTCAGCAGCGACGAGCAACTGAAAAGCGCCGCGGCCAAGGAACAGCAGCAACTGAAAACCTGGCTGGCCGAGCGCGAGAAGTCGTCCCTGGACAAGTTTGGCGGCTGGACCAAAGGCCCGGCATTTAAGGCCAGCGGTTTTTTCCGTACCGAAAAACGCGACGGTCGCTGGTACCTGGTGACCCCGGAAGGCCATCCGTTCTATTCGCTCGGCGTCAACACCGTCACCCCGGATGTCAACCAGACCTACGTCGCCGGCCGCGAGTGGATGTTTGAATCGCTGCCCAAACCCGACGAGCCGCTGGCCAGCCACTATGGCGAAGGCGATAACCGCGGTGGCAACGGCGTCGATAAGGGCCGTGGCTACAATGCCGGTCGCTGGTACGACTTCTATGGCGCCAACTTGCAGCGTTTGTATGGCTCGCCATGTGTGGTGACCAGCGACACCAAGGCCGGTGTCGCCGAAGCAGCCAAGGCTGACGCGGTTGCGGCTACGGTAGAGAAGGCTGCCGAGCAACCGGTCGTTCCTGCGACGGCCGAAGCTGGTGTTGCCGAAGCCGCCAAAACCGGCGCCGCTGACGCGACTGCGGCGAAAGCCGCTGAGCAAACACCTGCCGAACCCTGCAAAGCGGTGGTTGATGAACAGCGCTGGGCCAGCCACACCCTGGATCGCCTGCAAGCCTGGGGCTTCAACACTATCGGCAACTGGAGCGCCCCGGTGCTGGCCAATGCTGATCGCGTGCCGTACACCTTGCCGCTGTCGATCGTCGGCGATTACGCCAGCATCAGCACCGGCACTGACTGGTGGGGCGGCATGCCCGACCCGTTTGACCCGCGTTTCGCCATGGCTACCGAACGTGCCGTGGCCATCGCCGCGCGGGACCATCGCGACGATCCTTGGCTGATCGGCTATTTCGCCGATAACGAACTGGCCTGGGCCGGTCCCGGCGATGACCCGAAAGCCCGTTACGCCTTGGTCTACGGCACCTTGAAAATGACCACCGACGTGCCGGCCAAACGCGCGTTCCTCAAGCAGTTGCGGGATAAGTACCGCAATCAGGCGGGCCTTTCCAAAGCCTGGGGCATTGATTTGCCGGCCTGGGAATTGATGGAAGACCCGGGCTTCGTGCCGCCGCTGCCAAGCGCCGAATTTCCGGAAATCGAGGCAGACTTCAAATACTTCCAGAAGGTCTTCGCCGACACGTACTTCAAGACCCTCTCCGATTCGCTCAAGTGGCACGCGCCGAACCAGCTATTGCTGGGCGGCCGCTTCGCCAACAGCACCCCGGAAGCGGTTGAGTCCTGTGCGAAGTATTGCGACGTATTGAGCTTCAACATGTACACCCTGCAACCGCAGGACAGTTACGACTTCGCCATACTGCGCAGCCTGGACAAACCGGTGCTGATCACAGAGTTCAACTTCGGCTCCGCGGATCGCGGCCCGTTCTGGGGCGGCGTGACGCAATTGGCCAAGGAAGAAGATCGTGGGCCGGCTTACGCCAATTTCCTCAAACAGGCGATGAGCGAGCCGTCGATCGTCGGCGTGCACTGGTTCCAATACCTTGATCAACCGGTTACCGGTCGTCTGCTGGATGGCGAGAACGGTCACTTCGGGCTGGTGGGCATCACCGATCTGCCGTTCCAGGGCTTCGTCGATAGCGTGCGCAAGAGCAATTGGCAGACCGTCGATCAGCTCGGTAAAGAAGCCGAGAAGGCCAAGGCTGAGGCGGATAAAGCCGATCAAGAAGCTGAGGGCGGCAGAAAAGGCGATGCTGGCAAAGGTGCAGGGCAGGGCGCTGGCCATGTGGGTGGGCATTCCGGCAATGGCCACTGA
- a CDS encoding DUF6231 family protein, with the protein MIAGISSRTPQQALAALLDRYAPARLLLIGASEFPALEAFKLAHPDSCVAHAAPGPLPAELAARRFDLALVVDCLEHLPKRDGLNLLGGIRNLNASRIAVLADLPASGWQETDFFSLALQASERFQRDEQVLTLFTYDLLDYKQVPDWLNSRFWANPENFGKYWW; encoded by the coding sequence ATGATTGCAGGTATTTCTTCGCGCACGCCCCAGCAGGCGTTGGCCGCTTTGCTTGATCGTTACGCCCCCGCGCGCCTGTTGCTGATTGGCGCCAGCGAATTCCCCGCACTAGAGGCCTTCAAACTGGCACACCCGGACAGTTGTGTGGCCCATGCGGCACCTGGCCCGTTGCCTGCTGAACTGGCGGCGCGCCGGTTTGACCTGGCGCTGGTGGTCGATTGTCTCGAACACTTGCCCAAACGCGATGGCCTGAACCTGCTTGGCGGGATCCGCAACCTCAACGCCAGCCGCATCGCGGTGCTGGCGGACTTGCCGGCCAGCGGCTGGCAGGAGACCGATTTTTTCTCCCTGGCGCTGCAAGCCAGCGAACGCTTCCAGCGCGACGAGCAAGTGCTGACCCTGTTTACCTATGATCTGCTTGACTATAAACAAGTCCCCGACTGGCTTAACTCACGGTTCTGGGCCAATCCGGAAAACTTCGGGAAATATTGGTGGTAA